One Dasypus novemcinctus isolate mDasNov1 chromosome 1, mDasNov1.1.hap2, whole genome shotgun sequence genomic window carries:
- the NDNF gene encoding protein NDNF: MLRMVLLQWCLLWLLFPLSSRTQKLPTRDEELFQMQIRDKAFFHDSSVIPDGAEISSYLFRDTPKRYFFVVEEDNTPLSVTVTPCDAPLEWKLSLQELPEEASGESSGDPEPLEQQKQQIINEEGTELFSYKGNDVEYFQSSSSPSGLYQLELLSTEKDTHFKVYATTTPESDQPYPELPYDPRVDVTSLGRTTITLAWKPSPTASLLKQPIQYCVVINKEHNFKSLCAVEAKLSADDVFMMAPKPGLDFSPFDFAHFGFPSDNSGKEREFLAKPSPKLGRHVYSRPKVDIQKICIGNKNLFTVSDLKPDTQYYFDVFVANIHSNMSTAYVGTFARTKEEAKQKTVELKDGKVTDVFVKRKGAKFLRFAPVSSHQKVTFFLHSCLDTVQIQVRRDGKLLLSQNVEGIRQFQLRGKPKAKYLIKLKGNKRGASMLKILATTRPSKQSFPSLPEDTRIKAFDKLRTCSSATVAWLGTQERNKFCIYKKEVDDGYTEDQKKREQNQCLGPDTRKKSEKVLCKYFHSQNLQKAVTTETIKGLQPGKSYLLDVYVIGHGGHSVKYQSKVVKTRKFC; the protein is encoded by the exons GATGGTGTTGCTTCAGTGGTGTCTACTGTGGCTGCTATTCCCACTCAGCTCAAGGACGCAGAAGTTACCTACTCGAGATGAGGAGCTTTTTCAGATGCAGATTCGGGACAAAGCATTTTTTCATGATTCATCAGTAATTCCAGATGGAGCTGAGATTAGCAGTTATCTCTTTAGGGACACACCTAAAAG GTATTTCTTTGTGGTCGAAGAAGACAATACTCCACTGTCAGTCACAGTGACTCCCTGTGATGCACCTTTGGAATGGAAGCTGAGTCTCCAAGAGCTGCCAGAGGAGGCGAGTGGGGAAAGTTCAG GTGATCCAGAACCTCTTGAGCAGCAGAAGCAACAGATCATAAATGAGGAAGGCACAGAGTTGTTCTCCTACAAAGGCAATGATGTTGAGTACTTTCAATCTTCTAGTTCTCCATCTGGTTTATATCAACTGGAGCTTCTTTCAACAGAGAAAGATACACATTTCAAAGTGTATGCCACTACCACTCCGGAATCAGATCAGCCATATCCTGAATTACCTTATGACCCCAGAGTAGATGTTACCTCCTTGGGGCGCACCACAATCACTTTGGCCTGGAAACCAAGCCCCACGGCCTCTTTGCTGAAACAACCCATTCAGTACTGTGTGGTCATTAACAAAGAGCACAATTTTAAAAGTCTCTGTGCGGTGGAAGCAAAACTGAGTGCAGATGACGTGTTTATGATGGCTCCCAAACCTGGTCTAGACTTCAGCCCCTTTGACTTTGCCCACTTTGGATTTCCTTCAGATAATTCAGGGAAAGAACGCGAGTTCCTAGCAAAGCCTTCTCCAAAACTGGGGCGTCATGTCTACTCGAGGCCCAAGGTTGACATCCAGAAAATTTGCATAGGAAATAAGAACCTCTTCACTGTCTCTGATCTGAAACCCGACACGCAGTACTACTTTGATGTCTTTGTGGCCAACATCCACAGCAACATGAGCACTGCTTATGTAGGCACCTTTGCCAGGACCAAGGAAGAAGCTAAACAGAAGACAGTTGAACTCAAAGATGGGAAAGTTACGGATGTATTTGTGAAAAGGAAGGGAGCAAAGTTTCTACGGTTTGCTCCGGTCTCTTCTCACCAAAAAGTCACCTTCTTTCTTCACTCTTGTCTGGACACTGTCCAAATCCAAGTGAGACGAGACGGGAAACTTCTTCTGTCTCAGAATGTGGAAGGCATTCGGCAGTTTCAACTTAGAGGAAAACCTAAAGCAAAATATCTTATTAAgctgaaaggaaacaaaagaggAGCATCGATGTTGAAAATACTGGCTACCACAAGGCCTAGTAAGCagtcatttccctctctccctgaaGACACAAGAATCAAAGCCTTTGACAAGCTCCGCACGTGTTCTTCAGCCACCGTGGCCTGGCTGGGCACTCAGGAAAGGAACAAGTTTTGCATCTACAAAAAAGAAGTGGATGATGGCTACACTGAAGAccagaaaaagagagaacaaaatCAGTGCCTAGGGCCAGATacaaggaagaaatcagaaaaagtcCTCTGTAAATACTTCCACAGTCAGAACCTACAAAAGGCAGTGACCACAGAAACAATTAAAGGTCTTCAGCCTGGCAAATCTTACCTGCTAGATGTTTACGTCATTGGACATGGGGGGCACTCTGTAAAGTATCAGAGTAAAGTTGTGAAAACCAGGAAGTTCTGTTAG